In one Prunus dulcis unplaced genomic scaffold, ALMONDv2, whole genome shotgun sequence genomic region, the following are encoded:
- the LOC117613424 gene encoding uncharacterized protein LOC117613424: MSSRHLDMAMFLIRKRQLSHPQLFGREWTTAEFCLQQFLQPFAMPSGKRVTRKQYAARTVDPPPNYLKNVHHFVNGSWQHGYAQAWTKVRKVYLPYNVRQSHWVAVEVDFVRHTVTVYDSYSDFTSNSMLVRFMEPITHTLAKVLHEMRFYEKSEVEAVKRKGTDMSNFNPFTICRISDVPQQSDGTSCGIMTVKYIEYLSAGIPLHTIDPSKFGYYRLKLAIEAFRGEAYGIGDLNTIDGNVNVSQLASDLRGPSSFIPILTSQILYTYVKEVAGCLSYSES; encoded by the exons ATGAGCTCGAGG CACCTTGACATGGCCATGTTTCTAATACGCAAAAGACAACTCTCTCATCCGCAACTATTTGGAAGGGAGTGGACAACCGCCGAGTTTTGTCTGCAG CAATTTTTACAGCCGTTTGCAATGCCAAGTGGGAAACGAGTCACGAGGAAACAATATGCTGCAAGGACCGTTGACCCTCCGCCTAACTACCTCAAAAATGTACACCACTTTGTCAATGGGTCATGGCAACATGGGTATGCGCAAGCATGGACGAAAGTGCGCAAGGTCTATCTCCCGTATAATGTTCGACAGTCCCATTGGGTGGCAGTAGAAGTCGACTTTGTGCGACATACTGTCACTGTCTATGACTCGTATTCTGATTTTACCTCCAACAGTATGCTTGTCCGATTCATGGAGCCTATTACCCATACGCTTGCAAAGGTGCTGCATGAAATGAGGTTTTATGAGAAATCGGAGGTTGAAGCGGTGAAGAGAAAGGGGACTGACATGTCAAACTTTAACCCATTCACAATTTGCAGAATTTCCGATGTTCCTCAACAAAGTGATGG TACTTCATGTGGCATTATGACAGTCAAATATATTGAGTACCTTAGTGCCGGCATTCCTTTACATACCATTGACCCATCCAAGTTTGGCTACTACCGATTGAAGCTTGCAATCGAGGCTTTTAGGGGGGAGGCCTAT GGTATTGGGGATTTGAACACTATAGATGGTAATGTCAATGTTTCTCAACTGGCATCTGATTTAC GTGGTCCTTCCAGCTTCATACCCATATTGACATCTCAGATTCTGTACACGTATGTGAAAGAAGTTGCAGGCTGTTTGTCGTATTCTGAATCTTGA